A single genomic interval of Amycolatopsis albispora harbors:
- a CDS encoding 2Fe-2S iron-sulfur cluster-binding protein, translating to MAVVTFVSHDGEKHEAPLEEGCSLMQVATNNAIPGIDGDCGGEAACGTCHVIVDPAWADKVGPSGPVEEEMLSMNPERQATSRLSCQIKASESWDGLTVQLPEFQM from the coding sequence ATGGCAGTCGTTACTTTCGTGTCGCACGACGGGGAGAAGCACGAGGCGCCCCTCGAGGAGGGCTGCTCGCTGATGCAAGTCGCGACGAACAACGCCATTCCGGGCATCGATGGCGACTGCGGCGGAGAGGCCGCCTGCGGCACCTGCCACGTGATCGTGGATCCTGCCTGGGCCGACAAGGTCGGCCCGTCCGGTCCGGTGGAAGAGGAGATGCTGTCGATGAACCCCGAGCGACAGGCGACGTCTCGGCTGTCCTGCCAGATCAAGGCCTCCGAGTCATGGGATGGCCTGACCGTGCAACTGCCCGAATTCCAGATGTAG